A region from the Maledivibacter sp. genome encodes:
- a CDS encoding MBL fold metallo-hydrolase, whose translation MEIIHIYHSGFLIKFDNDTLVFDCLDSSASKYFSQHGKNYVFTTHSHSDHYSQNIFEWERKNYNVEYFFGDDITIRDIRPNYHIMDKYQSLKTNNLEIETFGSTDSGVSFFVKFRGNNIFHAGDLNWWHWKNDSKETQRKEESDFKLEVDKLKGRGIDIAFIPVDPRLDEYYYLAAEYFAKTIKPKILIPMHFADNFDITKKIKEKLGDFNMEVIEIVKRDQELDINI comes from the coding sequence TTGGAAATTATACATATTTATCATAGTGGTTTTTTAATAAAGTTTGATAATGATACTTTAGTATTTGATTGCTTGGATTCTTCTGCATCAAAATATTTCTCTCAACATGGGAAAAACTATGTTTTCACAACTCATAGCCATTCAGATCACTACTCTCAGAACATATTTGAGTGGGAAAGAAAAAATTATAATGTAGAATATTTTTTTGGAGATGATATCACCATAAGGGATATAAGGCCAAATTATCATATTATGGATAAATATCAAAGCTTAAAGACTAATAATTTAGAGATAGAAACCTTTGGATCAACAGATAGTGGTGTATCTTTTTTTGTGAAATTCCGTGGAAATAATATTTTTCATGCAGGTGATTTAAATTGGTGGCATTGGAAAAATGATTCTAAAGAAACACAAAGGAAAGAGGAAAGTGATTTTAAATTAGAGGTTGATAAGCTAAAGGGCCGAGGGATCGATATAGCATTTATACCAGTAGATCCAAGACTAGATGAGTATTATTATCTAGCTGCTGAGTATTTTGCTAAAACTATTAAGCCCAAAATTCTTATACCTATGCATTTTGCTGATAACTTTGATATTACAAAAAAAATTAAAGAAAAACTAGGGGACTTCAATATGGAAGTAATAGAAATAGTAAAAAGAGATCAAGAACTTGATATAAATATATAA
- a CDS encoding methyl-accepting chemotaxis protein gives MKSLKNKIMIPVLVLAVIGIFVLAGTTYLQAKKIIVDDVEEIAQIKVEKLVNFANDLVHEWKEKVHLLADLDETKKMDFHRLKKLVSSEEDLFRDFTAVILSDAEGNYEATNGGKGKIKDRGYFQEVMQGKVAVSKPVISKTTGLPIIVVAAPIKDDGNNIIGLIGATINLSNITDIVNSEKFGDSGYAYMIDIDGTIIVHPNDDFIMEENFLENDSESLIEITKKMIQGKTEVVNYEFDGEKKIAAYAPVKLTGWSIAMTTYYSEVTKDIRKLRNNIIIIGLTIVILIGLTIFFIVSKSIKPVIKMANITKDVASGNLRVKVDVSGDDEIGLLARNFNNMIDNMSQLLNELNDMGITVAATSQQMEASTDEASKVSEQVANTISELAKGATEQAQSTQNGSNMVNELITRIGEILDNSNSSKERTIKAKETVDKGIKIIQYQKDKMEENKQATVNVGNEVVALSDRSQQIGQIVELISSIAEQTNLLALNAAIEAARAGDQGRGFAVVAEEVRKLAEQSGKATQGISELISEIQIGVASVVKEMNKTENIVNEQENAVKQTADVFNDILKAVEVVTEDIGEVTIACEDLNRNSKLVGENINDIAGITQGNAAATEEVAASTEEQTAALEQLAASAEQLANISNDLQKSIQRFSI, from the coding sequence TTGAAAAGTTTAAAAAACAAAATCATGATACCGGTTCTAGTATTAGCGGTAATAGGGATTTTTGTATTAGCTGGTACAACCTATCTTCAAGCTAAAAAAATTATTGTTGATGATGTGGAAGAAATAGCCCAAATCAAAGTTGAAAAGCTTGTAAACTTTGCAAACGATTTGGTACATGAATGGAAGGAAAAAGTACATTTGCTGGCAGATCTGGATGAAACTAAAAAAATGGATTTTCATAGATTGAAAAAACTAGTTTCTAGTGAAGAAGATCTATTTAGAGATTTTACAGCAGTAATATTGTCCGATGCAGAAGGTAATTATGAGGCTACAAATGGAGGAAAAGGTAAAATTAAGGATAGGGGCTATTTTCAAGAGGTGATGCAAGGTAAAGTTGCTGTTTCCAAGCCTGTCATATCTAAAACTACGGGTTTGCCTATAATAGTTGTTGCGGCACCTATCAAAGATGACGGTAATAATATTATAGGCTTAATAGGTGCAACTATCAATCTATCTAATATAACGGATATAGTAAATTCTGAAAAGTTCGGAGATAGTGGCTATGCATATATGATAGATATTGATGGTACAATAATAGTTCATCCAAACGATGATTTTATTATGGAAGAAAATTTCTTAGAAAACGATAGTGAGAGTTTAATAGAGATCACAAAGAAAATGATACAGGGGAAAACTGAGGTAGTAAATTATGAATTTGATGGTGAAAAGAAAATAGCTGCCTATGCACCAGTCAAACTGACTGGTTGGTCTATTGCAATGACTACATATTATAGTGAGGTTACTAAGGATATTAGGAAGCTTAGAAATAATATAATCATTATTGGACTAACAATTGTTATTTTAATTGGACTAACAATATTTTTTATAGTAAGTAAAAGTATCAAGCCCGTTATAAAAATGGCAAATATCACTAAAGACGTTGCTTCAGGAAATCTAAGGGTTAAGGTTGATGTAAGCGGTGATGATGAAATCGGTTTACTGGCCCGTAACTTTAATAATATGATTGATAATATGAGTCAGCTACTAAATGAATTGAATGATATGGGAATTACTGTAGCTGCAACTTCACAGCAGATGGAAGCATCAACAGATGAGGCTAGTAAAGTATCTGAGCAAGTAGCAAATACTATTTCGGAATTGGCTAAGGGAGCTACAGAACAAGCACAGTCTACACAAAATGGAAGTAATATGGTAAATGAATTGATTACTAGAATTGGAGAAATCCTTGACAATTCAAATAGTTCTAAGGAACGTACAATTAAAGCAAAGGAAACGGTGGATAAGGGAATTAAAATAATACAGTACCAAAAAGATAAGATGGAAGAAAACAAGCAGGCAACAGTAAATGTAGGAAATGAAGTAGTAGCTTTGTCTGATAGGTCTCAACAAATTGGGCAAATAGTTGAATTGATAAGTAGTATTGCAGAACAAACAAATCTACTTGCTTTAAATGCAGCTATTGAGGCAGCCCGTGCTGGAGACCAAGGAAGAGGCTTTGCCGTTGTTGCTGAAGAGGTGAGAAAATTAGCTGAGCAGTCGGGGAAAGCAACCCAGGGTATTAGTGAGCTTATAAGTGAAATACAAATTGGAGTTGCCAGTGTTGTTAAGGAAATGAACAAAACCGAGAACATAGTAAATGAGCAGGAAAATGCAGTTAAACAAACTGCCGATGTATTTAATGATATATTAAAGGCTGTCGAAGTTGTTACAGAGGATATAGGTGAAGTAACTATAGCATGTGAAGATTTAAATAGGAATTCAAAGCTAGTGGGTGAAAATATTAATGATATTGCTGGCATCACCCAAGGAAATGCAGCTGCAACAGAAGAAGTAGCAGCATCTACAGAAGAGCAAACAGCCGCACTTGAGCAGCTTGCAGCTTCTGCAGAACAGCTTGCCAATATCTCAAATGATCTACAGAAATCTATACAAAGGTTCAGCATATAG